The following coding sequences are from one Gloeocapsa sp. PCC 73106 window:
- the sixA gene encoding phosphohistidine phosphatase SixA, translating into MEVYLIRHGIAAIRGTYPDDDARPLVAEGKEKTTKVAKRLAKLGVYFDLILTSPLVRAKETARILLTEKLSDRLEEFSPLAPGGDLEDWLLWYQQSDVQSLALVGHQPDLGDWTEMLVWGEVKGQIVVKKAGIIGLNVSSRETLIGNCQLFLLTSPKWFI; encoded by the coding sequence ATGGAAGTTTACTTAATTCGCCATGGTATCGCGGCCATAAGAGGAACCTACCCTGACGACGACGCTAGACCCCTAGTAGCAGAAGGTAAAGAGAAAACTACCAAAGTAGCAAAACGTCTAGCTAAGTTAGGAGTGTACTTTGACCTGATCTTAACTAGTCCTTTGGTAAGAGCAAAAGAAACAGCAAGAATTTTATTGACAGAGAAACTGAGCGATCGACTAGAGGAATTTTCGCCCCTAGCACCCGGGGGAGATCTAGAAGATTGGCTCCTTTGGTATCAGCAAAGCGACGTTCAAAGCTTGGCTTTAGTTGGTCATCAGCCCGACTTGGGGGATTGGACAGAAATGTTGGTCTGGGGTGAAGTAAAAGGACAAATTGTGGTCAAAAAAGCGGGGATAATTGGTTTAAACGTATCCTCTAGAGAAACGCTCATCGGCAATTGCCAGCTATTTCTCCTAACATCACCCAAATGGTTCATCTAA
- the tatC gene encoding twin-arginine translocase subunit TatC, whose translation MVLRYLVRVKTAENQDLDAYLDEIPDEAEMSLFDHLEELRRRIFAALIAVGVSCVGCFILVKPIVQILQVPAQDVKFLQLAPGEYFFVSIQVAGYMGILLASPFILYQIIQFMLPGLTRRERRLIAPVVFGSTFLFFAGILFAYFALIPAALQFFINYGADVVEQLWSIDKYFKFILLLLFSTGLAFQIPVIQSLLGFLGIVSSEQMLKAWRVVVVGALVLGAVLTPSTDPLTQSLLAGAVLGLYFGGTGVVKLMGK comes from the coding sequence ATGGTTTTAAGATATCTTGTAAGAGTGAAAACTGCAGAAAATCAGGATCTAGACGCTTATCTAGACGAAATCCCCGACGAAGCAGAGATGTCGTTATTTGACCATCTCGAAGAATTACGCCGGCGCATTTTTGCCGCTTTAATAGCGGTAGGTGTTAGCTGCGTTGGCTGTTTTATCCTAGTTAAACCCATCGTACAAATACTACAGGTTCCCGCTCAAGACGTCAAATTCCTCCAATTAGCACCGGGTGAGTACTTTTTCGTTTCTATTCAAGTTGCAGGGTATATGGGGATACTCCTGGCTAGTCCTTTTATTCTCTATCAAATAATTCAATTCATGCTACCAGGGCTAACACGTCGTGAACGTCGCTTGATCGCACCCGTTGTCTTTGGCTCTACTTTTTTGTTTTTTGCTGGAATTTTGTTTGCTTATTTCGCGCTAATTCCCGCAGCTTTGCAATTTTTTATTAATTATGGCGCCGATGTAGTAGAACAACTTTGGTCTATCGATAAATACTTTAAATTCATTCTGTTACTGCTATTTAGTACGGGTTTAGCTTTCCAGATTCCCGTGATTCAGTCTCTATTGGGTTTTCTGGGGATAGTATCTTCCGAACAAATGCTCAAAGCTTGGCGAGTCGTAGTAGTAGGGGCTTTGGTTTTAGGCGCGGTATTAACCCCATCTACCGATCCCCTAACCCAGTCTTTGCTAGCAGGTGCGGTATTGGGACTATACTTTGGTGGTACTGGGGTGGTAAAATTAATGGGTAAATAG
- a CDS encoding bifunctional oligoribonuclease/PAP phosphatase NrnA → MNERNTANNTVKVLQSEIKADLEIVQQLQQTLEKHRGERQIVVIQDFPDPDALASAWTYQLIAQQYKIDTDIVYAGVLSHQENITLVKLTNLPAKRWDPQNLKSLDFCGYQGCVLVDSQGNTSQLTPFIQEAEIPIVVLVDHHSDQGNIQAEFSDRRPHINATATIFTQYLQQGLLTLNKLNQKHVKCATALMHGIRTDTNQLLQAQEEDFLAMAYLSNYHDPQLFKAIMQSARSRRVMDVIEKALTNRQVKNNFSFAGVGYLRYEDRDAIPQAADFLVTEENVHTSVVYGIVHDEQESVELVIGSLRTNKLTLDPDEFIKQALGKDTKGRYFGGGRYSAGGFEIPIGFLGGFNDHSDYTRLKWEVFDLQIQQKLLRLVNPDEGIINTD, encoded by the coding sequence ATGAATGAACGTAATACTGCTAATAACACCGTTAAAGTTCTGCAATCAGAAATCAAAGCTGATTTAGAAATTGTACAACAGTTACAACAAACTTTAGAAAAACATCGGGGTGAGCGCCAAATCGTCGTGATCCAAGACTTTCCAGATCCCGATGCTTTAGCTAGTGCTTGGACTTATCAATTGATCGCTCAGCAATACAAAATTGATACCGATATCGTTTACGCAGGAGTTTTATCCCATCAGGAGAATATTACTCTAGTCAAACTCACAAACTTACCCGCTAAACGGTGGGATCCACAGAATCTTAAAAGTTTAGATTTTTGTGGCTATCAAGGGTGTGTTTTGGTAGATAGTCAGGGAAATACCAGTCAGTTAACCCCCTTTATTCAAGAAGCGGAGATTCCCATCGTCGTTTTAGTGGATCATCATAGCGACCAGGGAAATATTCAGGCGGAATTTAGCGATCGCCGTCCTCATATCAACGCTACAGCCACTATCTTTACCCAGTATCTCCAACAAGGTTTATTAACCCTCAACAAACTCAATCAAAAGCACGTCAAATGTGCTACCGCTTTAATGCACGGTATACGAACAGATACCAATCAACTCTTACAAGCCCAAGAAGAAGACTTTTTGGCCATGGCTTATCTGAGTAATTACCACGATCCCCAGCTATTTAAAGCGATTATGCAGTCAGCGCGATCGCGTCGCGTCATGGACGTAATCGAAAAAGCTTTGACAAATCGTCAAGTCAAAAATAACTTTTCTTTTGCAGGGGTGGGATATCTGCGTTACGAAGACAGAGACGCTATCCCCCAAGCGGCCGATTTTCTCGTTACCGAAGAAAACGTTCATACTTCAGTGGTTTACGGCATCGTTCACGACGAACAAGAATCTGTAGAATTAGTAATTGGCTCCCTGCGTACTAATAAATTAACCCTAGATCCTGATGAATTCATCAAACAAGCTCTAGGCAAAGATACCAAGGGACGCTATTTCGGTGGAGGACGGTATTCAGCGGGAGGCTTTGAGATACCCATCGGTTTTTTAGGAGGTTTTAACGATCACTCCGACTATACCAGGCTAAAATGGGAAGTGTTTGATTTACAAATCCAGCAGAAATTACTACGCTTAGTAAATCCTGACGAAGGTATCATAAACACAGATTAG
- a CDS encoding response regulator transcription factor, with protein sequence MRILLVEYDQNLIDLIQKGLAKYNYAIDAVTDGEQGWVYGSTYNYDLIILAWLLPELDAISLCQRFRHQNYHFPILVLTTRSGSYDRIRLLDAGADSYLCKPVNIDELAAHIRALSRRLNSCFFSILSWGALQLDTCSCEVTFKGEPIHLTAKEYGLLELFLRYKHEVLDLETIMESLWSSVEYPAEATIRSHIRHLRRKLKLAGLPEDLITTLQGRGYCLKTHDKNLRNDTSNS encoded by the coding sequence ATGAGAATCTTACTGGTGGAATATGATCAAAATTTAATTGATTTAATTCAAAAAGGTCTAGCTAAATACAATTATGCTATTGATGCAGTTACTGATGGGGAACAAGGATGGGTTTATGGTTCTACCTATAATTACGATTTAATTATTTTGGCTTGGCTATTACCTGAACTCGATGCTATTAGTTTATGTCAGCGTTTTCGCCATCAGAATTATCATTTTCCTATACTTGTTTTGACCACTCGTTCGGGTAGTTATGATCGCATTAGACTTCTAGATGCAGGAGCTGATAGTTATTTGTGTAAACCCGTTAACATCGATGAGTTAGCAGCTCACATTCGCGCGTTATCTCGTCGTCTGAATTCTTGTTTTTTTTCTATATTGAGTTGGGGGGCTTTACAGTTAGATACTTGTAGTTGCGAAGTTACTTTTAAGGGTGAACCAATACATTTAACGGCCAAAGAATATGGCTTACTAGAGTTATTTCTGCGTTATAAACACGAAGTGCTAGATCTAGAAACGATTATGGAAAGCCTTTGGTCTTCAGTAGAATATCCTGCAGAAGCTACCATTCGCTCTCATATTAGACATTTAAGACGTAAATTAAAATTAGCTGGATTACCTGAAGATTTGATTACTACTCTTCAAGGGCGAGGATATTGCTTGAAAACTCACGACAAAAATCTAAGAAATGATACCTCAAACAGTTAA
- a CDS encoding DUF2721 domain-containing protein, whose translation MIPQTVNLSLTTPALLFPAISLLLLAYTNRFLVIAQLIRELNRHEKKAHSEMTIRQIRSLRRRVMLIKWMQFYGVLAFLLCVLSMIFLFFRFNLLGGFIFGISLLSMVFSLVLSLYEISISVNALNIELDYLE comes from the coding sequence ATGATACCTCAAACAGTTAATCTTTCCTTAACCACTCCTGCTTTATTGTTTCCGGCGATTTCCTTACTTCTACTCGCTTATACAAATCGATTTCTGGTCATAGCTCAGTTGATCCGAGAATTAAATCGCCACGAAAAAAAAGCCCATTCAGAGATGACTATTCGACAAATTCGTAGCCTCAGACGAAGGGTAATGTTGATCAAATGGATGCAGTTTTATGGTGTGCTGGCATTTTTATTGTGCGTCCTATCGATGATTTTTCTTTTTTTTAGATTTAATCTCTTGGGTGGTTTCATTTTCGGGATCAGTCTTCTCTCAATGGTCTTTTCTTTAGTTTTATCCCTGTATGAAATTTCTATATCTGTTAATGCTTTAAATATTGAGTTAGATTATCTGGAGTAA
- a CDS encoding DUF3067 family protein — translation MTSEQLQQLLVDKWGYSYDIQLRRVKGKIFLQVMWKYLEQVSFPMSEMEYLDHLNGILAYLNAWGSLSQVVCYIENTKERPRLGKAVSIPLDLGEKTSEWILD, via the coding sequence ATGACCAGCGAACAATTGCAGCAGCTACTAGTAGATAAATGGGGATATTCCTATGATATCCAGTTGAGACGCGTCAAGGGTAAAATCTTCCTCCAAGTGATGTGGAAGTACTTGGAGCAGGTTTCTTTTCCTATGTCGGAGATGGAATATTTGGATCATCTCAACGGTATTCTCGCCTATCTTAACGCATGGGGAAGTTTAAGCCAAGTAGTTTGCTATATTGAAAATACGAAGGAGCGTCCTCGACTGGGTAAAGCGGTGAGTATTCCCCTAGATTTGGGAGAGAAGACTTCCGAATGGATTTTAGATTAA
- a CDS encoding bifunctional heptose 7-phosphate kinase/heptose 1-phosphate adenyltransferase: protein MSLSPNFTTRLTQSVPRLEQLLERFSGQSILVIGDLTLDEFMTGQVERISREAPVLILRHEETRQIPGGGANAVYNLAKLGAKVTVVGILGQDAQGKALKSIFTEAGIDTTGIISTPSRPTVTKTRIAGHARQSVTQQIVRVDRKSDEIPPLEIQNQLAAFIQQQSSLFKAIVCSDYGDGVFTTPVIQAASQHQRVIVDTQTDLDRFTGATLFTPNLPEAEQAVGYPIKDSISLQRAGEDLLKLTQASQILITRGEEGMSLFNATESEHIPAFNRTDVFDVTGAGDTVVAALTLALGAGGSFWESAVLGNLAASIVVRQFGTATTTVAEMKQALSKLLKS from the coding sequence ATGTCTTTATCCCCTAATTTTACGACTCGATTAACTCAATCTGTACCTCGACTCGAACAACTACTCGAGCGCTTTAGTGGACAATCAATCTTAGTGATTGGGGATTTAACCCTCGATGAATTTATGACTGGACAAGTAGAACGGATTTCTCGAGAAGCTCCAGTGTTAATTCTACGACACGAAGAAACTAGACAAATACCCGGGGGTGGAGCCAATGCAGTTTATAACTTAGCCAAATTGGGGGCTAAAGTAACGGTAGTGGGTATTCTCGGACAAGATGCTCAAGGTAAAGCTTTAAAAAGCATCTTTACTGAAGCTGGAATAGATACCACAGGGATTATATCCACCCCATCACGTCCGACAGTAACCAAAACCAGAATCGCGGGACACGCGCGCCAATCGGTAACCCAACAAATAGTCAGAGTCGATCGCAAATCCGACGAGATTCCCCCTCTAGAGATTCAAAATCAACTCGCCGCTTTTATTCAACAACAATCCAGTTTATTTAAGGCGATCGTCTGTTCTGACTATGGAGACGGAGTCTTTACCACACCAGTCATACAAGCAGCAAGCCAACACCAGCGCGTCATCGTCGATACTCAAACAGATTTAGATCGCTTCACGGGTGCAACCTTATTTACACCCAATCTCCCAGAAGCAGAACAAGCCGTAGGTTATCCTATTAAAGACTCTATCTCTCTCCAACGCGCAGGGGAAGACCTACTCAAACTTACTCAAGCTTCACAAATTTTGATTACCCGAGGAGAAGAGGGGATGAGTTTATTTAATGCTACAGAATCAGAACACATTCCCGCCTTTAACCGTACCGATGTCTTTGACGTCACAGGTGCAGGAGATACGGTAGTGGCCGCCTTGACTCTAGCTTTAGGCGCAGGAGGATCTTTTTGGGAAAGCGCAGTGCTGGGCAATTTAGCCGCGAGTATCGTAGTACGTCAATTTGGTACCGCCACTACTACTGTAGCAGAGATGAAACAAGCTTTAAGTAAGTTACTAAAAAGCTAA
- a CDS encoding transposase: MSFSHLDYCQYLLSSPKNYTVTNLAEHKLTVSHDTINKFLGKREISSEIIWENVRTSIQEDAEASLVFDDTVLDKRYSQKIELVRRQYSGNEHRVIRGIGVITCLYVN; the protein is encoded by the coding sequence ATGAGTTTCAGTCATTTAGACTACTGTCAGTATTTGTTAAGCAGTCCTAAAAATTACACCGTAACTAATTTAGCTGAGCATAAATTAACAGTAAGCCATGATACGATTAATAAGTTTTTAGGAAAAAGGGAAATTAGCTCGGAGATAATTTGGGAGAATGTTCGCACTTCTATTCAAGAAGATGCCGAAGCAAGTCTAGTCTTTGATGATACAGTTTTAGACAAAAGATATAGCCAAAAAATTGAGCTAGTTCGCCGGCAATATAGTGGAAATGAGCATAGAGTAATTAGAGGAATAGGAGTAATAACTTGTCTTTATGTAAATCA
- a CDS encoding TonB family protein, producing the protein MSKYYTSNWLQTRSVGIFISAAAHLLLLGIILPRLGTGDGTFLKGKRQLRNIDLISLTPAQQKKLPSAVLPPTPEVTETVPNSTSIITDTLPLPVNLDLETIPLPPPLEIPPPPPVGVVPAPTLPGFSLLPIAAPPIPRELIEIINPQRDSFSSPKLIQPEVIPEPEPVIVTQPTLPPQQREDNLLASVQAKAQLLKYDVSDTKISDVQKNYQSWLAGQEQDNPQKIAWQGNYPRDGCIKKVQGTTVYGVLVDPKGKIINLQLIQSAGYPLLNQQAAQQIEAFNFTPTSAIQPYVVTVEFAYNANLCPSLSVSP; encoded by the coding sequence ATGTCCAAATACTATACCTCTAACTGGTTACAGACTAGGAGTGTTGGCATTTTTATCTCAGCTGCGGCCCATCTTTTGCTCTTAGGGATTATTTTACCCCGCTTAGGAACAGGAGACGGAACCTTTCTCAAAGGTAAAAGACAACTACGCAATATCGACTTAATTTCTCTGACTCCCGCGCAACAGAAAAAACTTCCTTCAGCTGTTTTACCTCCGACTCCTGAAGTAACAGAAACTGTACCTAATTCTACCTCAATTATCACTGATACTTTGCCCTTACCCGTCAATCTCGACCTAGAGACTATTCCCCTTCCTCCCCCTTTAGAGATACCTCCACCACCACCTGTGGGGGTTGTCCCCGCTCCTACCCTACCAGGTTTTTCCCTACTACCCATCGCAGCACCACCCATTCCCCGGGAACTGATTGAGATTATTAATCCCCAAAGAGATTCCTTTAGCAGTCCCAAACTTATTCAACCCGAGGTTATTCCTGAACCAGAACCAGTTATAGTCACCCAACCAACACTTCCCCCCCAACAACGGGAAGACAATTTGCTCGCTTCTGTCCAAGCTAAGGCACAGTTACTGAAATACGACGTAAGCGATACTAAAATCTCAGACGTACAGAAAAACTATCAGAGTTGGCTCGCAGGACAAGAACAGGATAATCCCCAAAAAATCGCTTGGCAAGGTAATTATCCTCGAGACGGTTGTATAAAAAAAGTACAAGGCACTACTGTATACGGCGTTCTCGTCGACCCAAAGGGTAAGATAATTAATCTACAGTTAATTCAAAGCGCGGGCTATCCCCTGCTCAATCAACAAGCCGCCCAACAGATAGAGGCTTTTAACTTTACCCCAACTTCAGCCATACAACCCTACGTGGTGACGGTAGAATTTGCTTATAACGCGAATTTATGTCCTTCTTTGAGCGTCTCACCATGA
- a CDS encoding DUF1499 domain-containing protein — protein MSSLGKIPWSQLLAVAILLIVLIWLGLRSFFPDVPTLFAGSQPTNLGIQQNRLSPCSETPNCVSSQSQDIEHFIKPLNAQPNQIVKLKEIIDSQPGTQIIAETDNYLYAQFSSKWLGFVDDVEFYVNPEQPGTVEVRSASRLGESDLGANRKRIETLRELLSN, from the coding sequence ATGTCTAGTTTAGGAAAAATACCCTGGAGTCAGCTACTCGCTGTTGCTATATTACTAATTGTTTTAATCTGGTTGGGATTGAGGAGCTTTTTTCCCGATGTTCCAACCCTGTTTGCTGGTAGTCAACCCACTAATCTGGGAATACAACAAAATCGCTTGAGTCCTTGTTCGGAGACACCCAACTGTGTAAGTAGCCAAAGCCAAGATATTGAACACTTTATTAAACCCCTCAATGCTCAGCCAAACCAGATAGTTAAACTCAAGGAAATCATTGATAGTCAGCCTGGTACTCAGATCATAGCTGAAACTGATAATTATCTTTACGCTCAATTCAGTAGCAAGTGGCTAGGCTTCGTTGATGATGTAGAATTCTATGTTAATCCCGAACAACCAGGTACTGTCGAAGTCCGTTCAGCATCACGTCTAGGCGAATCGGATTTAGGGGCTAATCGTAAGCGGATCGAAACTCTCAGAGAACTATTGAGCAACTAA
- a CDS encoding AbrB/MazE/SpoVT family DNA-binding domain-containing protein, protein MTTQKLTKWGNSLGIRLPQEIIKQLGWKEGQDLRKPTTYSVALEKQPPPKKSTNSGPK, encoded by the coding sequence ATGACAACTCAAAAACTCACCAAATGGGGAAATTCCTTGGGAATTAGGCTACCTCAAGAAATTATCAAACAATTAGGATGGAAAGAAGGTCAGGACTTACGCAAGCCCACTACCTATAGCGTAGCACTTGAAAAACAGCCCCCCCCAAAAAAATCAACTAATAGCGGACCAAAGTAA
- a CDS encoding S-methyl-5'-thioadenosine phosphorylase, which translates to MTTAKIGIIGGSGLYQMEAFTDTHELTIDTPFGSPSDSLIIGTLGGTTVAFLPRHGRNHHLIPSQLPFRANIYAMKQLGVEYIISASAVGSLKEEIKPLDLVIPDQFIDRTNNRVSTFFDDGIVAHIAFGDPVCLNLGNVLADAVTSLQLPNLSLHRGGTYLCIEGPAFSTKAESNLYRSWGASIIGMTNLPEAKLAREAEIAYATLALVTDYDCWHLEHDSVTVEMVINNLHQNAINAQKVIVETVKRLVIHPPKSSAHSALKNSILTPLEKVPEASRAKVALLIDKYKT; encoded by the coding sequence ATGACAACAGCGAAAATAGGTATTATTGGGGGTAGTGGTCTCTATCAGATGGAGGCTTTTACAGATACTCACGAACTGACTATAGATACTCCCTTTGGTTCTCCCTCAGATAGCTTGATTATCGGGACTCTGGGGGGAACAACCGTAGCTTTTTTACCCCGTCACGGGAGAAATCATCATCTCATTCCCTCTCAGTTGCCTTTTCGCGCTAATATTTATGCTATGAAGCAACTAGGAGTAGAATACATTATTTCAGCTTCCGCTGTAGGTTCTCTGAAAGAGGAGATCAAACCCCTAGATTTAGTTATCCCTGATCAATTTATTGATCGCACTAATAATCGTGTTTCTACTTTTTTTGATGACGGTATTGTTGCTCACATTGCTTTTGGTGATCCTGTTTGTCTGAACTTGGGAAATGTGCTTGCAGACGCCGTCACTAGTCTACAACTCCCTAATCTCAGTTTACACCGTGGCGGCACTTATTTGTGTATCGAAGGACCCGCTTTTTCTACTAAAGCTGAATCCAATCTCTATCGCAGTTGGGGTGCTAGTATCATCGGTATGACCAATCTACCCGAAGCTAAGTTAGCTAGGGAAGCGGAGATCGCTTATGCTACTCTTGCTCTCGTTACTGATTACGATTGTTGGCACCTTGAACACGACAGCGTTACTGTGGAAATGGTTATTAATAATCTTCACCAAAACGCTATTAACGCCCAAAAAGTCATCGTAGAAACCGTTAAACGTCTAGTTATCCATCCTCCCAAATCATCTGCTCATTCTGCTCTTAAAAACTCTATTTTAACACCTTTAGAGAAAGTCCCAGAAGCTAGTCGCGCTAAAGTGGCTCTACTGATTGACAAGTATAAGACTTAA